One window from the genome of Solea solea chromosome 2, fSolSol10.1, whole genome shotgun sequence encodes:
- the fundc1 gene encoding FUN14 domain-containing protein 1 encodes MRQQQAAEDTDQTGSKMADRDKVEEEIYDQIVDLTEYAKRQRWWNRLFGKNSGPVAEKYSVATQIAIGGVSGWCAGYLFQKVGKVAATSVGGGLLLLQIANNSGYIQVDWKRVEKDVNKAKKHIKKGTHQAGPELNTFVEKSTEFVKKNIVVTSGFVGGFLLGLAS; translated from the exons ATGCGTCAGCAGCAGGCAGCTGAGGACACGGACCAGACAGGATCCAAAATGGCGGACCGTGACAAGG tggaggaggagattTACGATCAGATCGTGGACCTGACAGAATACGCCAAACGTCAGCGATGGTGGAATCGCTTGTTTGGCAAAAACTCCGGCCCGGTCGCTGAGAAATACTCTGTGGCCACACAGATAGCCATCGGAGGAGTGAGTGGATG GTGTGCAGGTTACCTGTTTCAGAAGGTCGGTAAAGTGGCAGCGACGTCTGTGGGAGgaggtttgctgctgctgcag atAGCCAACAACAGCGGGTACATCCAGGTGGACTGGAAGAGAGTGGAGAAGGACGTGAACAAGGCCAAGAAACACATTAAGAAGGGAACTCATCAGGCAGGTCCGGAGCTCAACACGTTTGTGGAGAAG tccacaGAGTTCGTGAAGAAGAACATCGTGGTCACCAGTGGTTTTGTCGGAGGGTTCCTGCTCGGCCTGGCGTCTTAG